One part of the Bacteroidia bacterium genome encodes these proteins:
- a CDS encoding tetratricopeptide repeat protein, whose product MSIKNILISLLVWFCFCPTNLFSQVEWQKTNAQSATQSKLDSLWVIYKNATNIDTIRFKALNEIFKHFRNTKPDSAFVLIEELLVLARKVNRAEYEGNALLSLGILYEQQSDYPKALEYLLSALQLFEKVKHKVGIYACLANIGFVYENQKQFDKSMLYRQRALKISREIGEPKIIGKAYNNLGSEYFNVGQHKKALENFLLALSYAEKHGDKREEIISLNNIANCYTALSDYKTAKEYYLRSLHERKKIGEMSMLGMAYFNLGEMYLRMNNLGLSKAYFDSAQFVSESYNKRELLSAIYENMSNVCIKSKDYKGAYEYFVKYKSIQDSIYNRENSIRLGEVKTKYEVEKRETELKLKSEKQEAIAKEKLQQERMQRNYFLGGFVLVFIVAAIIFRSYRQKSKANSIILEQKNEIESKHKEITDSINYAERIQRSLLASSEVLDSYFDYYFIVFEPKDVVSGDFYWVSQLTEGKLMLVVGDSTGHGVPGAIMSIVNITSLEKSVEYQGICEPALVLDETRSKIINILKRDGSSEGGRDGMDCSLAVFDFKNRNLIFASANNPIWIVREKKVIELLPDKMPLGKGEKDMIPFNQHFFSFLPGDSVYMFTDGIADQFGGPQGKKFKYKQLKEMIVEVNNLPMKEQKRVISARLNAWRGNLEQVDDITILGLRC is encoded by the coding sequence ATGAGCATTAAAAACATACTCATATCATTGTTAGTGTGGTTCTGTTTCTGTCCAACTAACTTATTTTCTCAAGTCGAGTGGCAGAAGACAAATGCACAAAGTGCTACCCAATCGAAGCTCGATTCTTTATGGGTCATTTATAAGAATGCAACTAATATTGATACTATTCGCTTTAAAGCACTTAATGAAATTTTTAAACATTTTAGGAATACGAAACCAGACTCCGCTTTCGTCTTAATAGAGGAACTATTGGTGTTGGCGCGAAAAGTTAATCGTGCAGAATACGAAGGGAATGCTTTACTATCGCTGGGAATTCTATATGAGCAGCAGTCTGATTATCCCAAAGCACTAGAGTATTTATTAAGTGCCTTGCAGCTTTTTGAGAAAGTAAAGCATAAGGTAGGGATATATGCTTGTCTGGCGAATATTGGCTTTGTCTATGAGAATCAAAAGCAGTTCGATAAATCGATGCTATATAGACAAAGGGCACTCAAAATAAGCAGAGAGATTGGAGAGCCGAAGATTATTGGAAAGGCATATAATAATTTAGGATCAGAATATTTTAATGTCGGCCAACACAAGAAGGCATTGGAAAATTTTCTTCTTGCGCTCTCCTACGCAGAAAAACATGGAGATAAAAGAGAGGAAATTATTAGTCTGAATAATATTGCAAACTGTTACACAGCCTTATCTGATTACAAAACAGCGAAGGAGTATTATCTTAGATCTCTTCATGAAAGGAAGAAAATCGGAGAGATGAGTATGTTAGGCATGGCGTATTTTAACCTCGGGGAAATGTATTTACGTATGAATAATCTCGGACTCAGCAAAGCATATTTTGATTCCGCACAATTTGTAAGCGAAAGTTACAATAAAAGGGAGTTGTTAAGTGCCATCTACGAAAACATGTCCAATGTTTGCATCAAATCGAAAGATTATAAAGGAGCCTACGAATATTTTGTGAAGTATAAATCGATACAGGATAGTATTTATAATCGTGAGAATAGCATCCGGCTAGGAGAAGTAAAAACAAAATATGAAGTTGAAAAAAGGGAGACTGAGTTAAAACTGAAGTCTGAGAAACAAGAGGCAATTGCTAAAGAAAAGCTTCAACAAGAGCGGATGCAACGTAATTACTTTCTGGGTGGGTTTGTTTTAGTGTTTATTGTTGCTGCAATAATCTTTAGAAGTTATCGCCAAAAAAGCAAAGCAAATTCCATAATCCTTGAGCAAAAGAATGAAATCGAGTCCAAGCATAAGGAAATCACAGATAGTATTAATTATGCGGAAAGGATACAGCGAAGCTTGCTTGCTAGTTCAGAAGTATTGGACTCCTATTTCGATTATTATTTCATCGTGTTTGAGCCTAAGGATGTGGTAAGTGGCGATTTCTATTGGGTGTCCCAGCTTACCGAGGGCAAACTCATGCTTGTGGTTGGAGATAGTACTGGACATGGCGTGCCCGGCGCAATTATGAGTATTGTCAATATTACTTCCTTGGAAAAATCAGTAGAATATCAGGGGATTTGCGAGCCCGCATTAGTTCTTGATGAAACACGATCAAAAATTATTAATATATTAAAGAGAGATGGAAGCAGTGAGGGCGGGAGGGATGGAATGGATTGCAGCTTGGCTGTGTTCGATTTTAAGAATAGAAACTTAATTTTCGCGTCTGCAAATAATCCAATTTGGATTGTTCGGGAGAAGAAGGTCATCGAGTTGCTTCCTGATAAGATGCCGTTAGGAAAAGGCGAAAAGGATATGATTCCATTTAATCAGCACTTTTTTTCGTTTTTGCCGGGGGATTCAGTGTATATGTTCACGGATGGAATAGCAGACCAGTTTGGTGGACCACAAGGGAAAAAGTTTAAATATAAGCAGCTTAAGGAAATGATAGTTGAGGTGAATAACCTACCGATGAAGGAGCAAAAGAGGGTAATTTCAGCGCGTTTGAATGCGTGGAGAGGTAATCTTGAACAGGTGGACGATATCACTATTCTTGGACTAAGATGTTAA